A genomic stretch from Plasmodium cynomolgi strain B DNA, chromosome 8, whole genome shotgun sequence includes:
- a CDS encoding RNA binding protein (putative), giving the protein MEDNSNQSPAKGCRVYVGNLPWKVTWPVLKTHMKKAGDVVRVDIFEDTQGRSKGCGIVEYATYEEAQEAINSLNDSKLEDRLIFVREDREENSGNYEKRRFNVRKDKFYDPRRRRDFDYRRDYRRDDFRRDYRRDEYRRDFRRDFRRDDFGRSEFRMSSKRNCTLIVYNLPPQSTWKELKDLFKKHGRVVRADLKNEETASKEVTGTVIMESEYDAKNAIDALNFCNFDGYILKVNFENTE; this is encoded by the exons ATGGAGGATAACAGTAAT CAAAGCCCAGCCAAGGGTTGTAGAGTTTATGTTGGAAATTTGCCTTGGAAAGTGACATGGCCAGTTTTGAAGACGCACATGAAAAAAGCCGGAGATGTCGTGAGGGTTGACATTTTTGAGGACACACAGGGAAGATCAAAG GGATGTGGAATTGTAGAGTATGCAACGTATGAAGAGGCGCAGGAGGCCATAAACAGCTTAAACGATTCCAAGTTGGAGG ACCGACTCATATTCGTCAGAGAGGATAGAGAAGAGAACTCGGGAAATTACGAAAAGCGCAGATTCAACGTGAGGAAGGACAAATTCTACGACCCTAGAAGGAGACGAGATTTTGACTACAGGAGGGACTACAGAAGAGACGACTTTAGAAGAGACTACCGTAGAGATGAATACAGAAGAGATTTTCGAAGGGACTTTAGAAGAGACGATTTTGGAAGAAGCGAGTTTAGAATGTCCAGCAAAAGAAATTGCACTCTCATTGTTTACAACTTGCCACCACAAAGCACCTGGAAGGAATTAAAAGATTTGTTTAAGAAGCACGGTCGAGTTGTGAGGgcagatttaaaaaatgaggaaactGCATCTAAGGAAGTTACTGGAACGGTCATAATGGAGAGTGAGTATGACGCGAAAAACGCAATTGATGCACTCAACTTTTGCAACTTCGACGGGTACATTTTGAAGGTCAACTTCGAGAACACCGAGTGA
- a CDS encoding PPPDE peptidase (putative) — protein MKKKNRAKGRECTKKDDKNDVSGNYETQGSQEIPQPDVNSSMVYLNIYDLDAISKVVNTVARSMGAGVEVYGYEYSFGYIVDGETGVTKTSARYHPYHVYRESIPMVTYYFVFPQFKTPLTKEEVDLLVEVMKLQWIGDTYDILSRNCLNYADYFCNLLDVGSIPEWVMSLQKKVTWVKSNINVAASKLKELNKAAGIPTVINFIKKKYNDNGDDYEG, from the exons atgaagaaaaaaaatcgcgcCAAGGGAAGAGAATGCACAAAGAaagatgacaaaaatgacgTGTCTGGGAATTACGAAACGCAGGGTTCTCAAGAAATACCCCAGCCCGACGTCAATTCCAGCATGGTCTacttaaatatatatgactTGGATGCCATTTCCAAGGTTGTCAACACGGTGGCCAGATCAATGGGCGCAG GCGTAGAGGTCTACGGGTATGAATATTCATTCGGTTACATAGTAG ACGGAGAAACGGGGGTGACCAAAACGAGCGCCCGCTACCATCCCTACCACGTGTATCGTGAAAGCATCCCTATGGTAACTtactattttgttttcccccaaTT TAAAACTCCACTAacgaaggaagaagtagacCTTTTGGTTGAGGTGATGAAACTGCAGTGGATCGGAGATACGTACGACATATTGTCAAG GAATTGCCTCAACTATGCCGACTATTTCTGCAATTTGCTGG ATGTCGGCAGCATCCCCGAATGGGTCATGAGTTTACAAAAGAAAGTAACATGGGTAAAGTCAAACATAAATGTCGCTGCGTCAAAGTTGAAa gaattAAACAAAGCTGCTGGAATACCAACCGTGATAAATTtcataaagaaaaagtacaacGACAATGGTGACGACTACGAAGGGTAA
- a CDS encoding hypothetical protein (putative), giving the protein MALFHFVNCSLTAFTPYYIIYDGFKLSKNAGWTKLFFLVCFYYIVSQILKLFALAFFSIGLLQNMNLFNIIFQECANFIDLAGLYYILSHKHTNTINLKERILSVGLSWGFCESMATNFFPFFIGGRSMDFSLKHIYRSISANTFMFSNLSKTCLLFMWLKNTQSRKKINVVNFLLLYFTFILPLVNKIILIHEGSFNKGIIIHLIVLLVCTFVLSFATKCIFNSKSNANVESYKESHTRSYEKNDGNDDDGDGEMNKDQKKKIKKKKRFFYK; this is encoded by the exons ATGGCgctcttccattttgttaactgTTCCCTGACGGCCTTTACGCCATACTACATAATATATGACGGATTTAAATT ATCAAAGAATGCTGGATGGACAAAGCTGTTTTTCCTAGTCTGTTTTTACTACATCGTATCGCAAATTTTGAAG CTGTTCGCCCTAGCGTTTTTCTCGATAGGCCTCCTTCAAAACATGAACCTTTTCAAC ATCATCTTCCAAGAATGCGCCAACTTCATAGACCTGGCTGGGCTTTACTACATCTTGTCGCATAA GCACACCAACACAATCAACTTGAAAGAGAGAATACTATCCGTAGGCCTCAGCTGGGGATTCTGTGAATCCATGGCcaccaattttttcccctttttcattg GGGGAAGATCGATGGACTTTTCGCTGAAGCATATTTATCGCTCCATATCGGCCAACACCTTCATG tTTTCTAACTTGTCCAAAACGTGCCTCCTTTTCATGTGGCTAAAGAACACACaaagcaggaaaaaaatcaacgTGGTgaatttccttttgctttaCTTTACCTTCATTTTGCCCCTCGTGAATAA aATCATACTCATACATGAGGGATCATTCAATAAGGGGATTATAATTCACCTCATCGTTCTTCTAGTGTGCACTTTTGTGCTGTCCTTTGCCacaaaatgcatttttaactCTAAATCGAACGCTAATGTAGAGTCATATAAAGAATCGCACACACGAAGCTACGAAAAGAATGATGGTAACGATGATGATGGGGATGGCGAAATGAATAAAgatcagaagaaaaaaataaaaaaaaaaaaaagatttttttacaaatga
- a CDS encoding dynein light chain 2B cytoplasmic (putative), producing the protein MAGSASEISESLNAWMNSNSSIESYVLINSDGIPLKYNEDVSYEHAVKQASLFSDLLTKTKRCVKELLPQENEFNSNLRIRTKKETEYIICNHGDYSLITKQNCKDTQTNKK; encoded by the exons atggctgGTTCAGCGAGCGAAATAAGTGAATCGCTAAATGCCTGGATGAATAGCAATTCGTCCATAGAGTCTTACGTTCTGATCAATTCTGACG GCATCCCGCTAAAATACAACGAAGACGTGAGCTACGAACATGCAGTTAAGCAGGCCTCCCTGTTCTC AGACTTACtgacaaaaacaaaaaggtgtGTTAAGGAATTGCTTCCTcaagag AACGAATTCAACAGCAATTTACGAattcgcacaaaaaaagaaactgaATACATCATATGTAACCATGGGGACTATTCGCTcataacaaaacaaaattgcaagGACACGCaaacgaataaaaaataa
- a CDS encoding Rho-GTPase-activating protein 1 (putative), translated as MLDSDAEVPQEMLVEYEKLLKKSYTENFDELYKTDLLKVIGKDGYGSHIVLLIPCFIVSSGADPEKTLRYAILTLDPIVKENYVLILCETHTSWLTDAVYAYAKQCKEGKKNEEKKKKKVTNCDGAKRYDTLPRKYKKNLKKLYLVHSGFMSKTMLTIVTPFVSAKFWKKVEYIEKLEDLFLKLNINPTYYLRCFPYIVQRNEEVLLGGNTVSVFGADLEILCQRFGKTYMEYKHIPSIIVDFLTHLLKPEIVNTKDLFYLQTDANTLYGIIGDIEYGEPTTDFNNIPSLVCSFKLFLDTQKHGLLGKEAFTRLYHLKTVSASDKSIRSVLFKLYDKLEPGVKECVVCLLEFFKTVSMYSSENNMTVETLAKIFAPTFFRPRVPNAVFSQCIPLANKCLQMIIESPDILTVS; from the exons atgttggacTCGGATGCCGAAGTACCGCAAGAAATGCTGGTGGAATACGAAAAACTGTTGAAAAAGTCATACACGGAAAATTTTGACGA ATTGTACAAGACCGACTTGCTGAAGGTAATTGGGAAGGATGGGTACGGCTCACACATCGTTTTGTTGATTCCGTGTTTTATCGTTTCGTCCGGTGCAGACCCTGAGAAGACACT GAGATACGCCATCCTGACGTTGGACCCTATCGTGAAGGAGAACTACGTGCTGATTCTGTGCGAAACGCATACAAGTTGGCTGACCGACGCGGTTTACGCGTACGCAAAGCAGTGTAAGGAGGGCAAGAAaaacgaggaaaaaaaaaaaaaaaaagtgaccaaTTGTGATGGCGCAAAAA GGTACGATACTCTTCCgaggaaatacaaaaagaacCTAAAAAAACTGTACTTGGTGCACAGTGGGTTCATGTCCAAAACGATGCTAACCATTGTGACTCCATTCGTTTCAGCCAAATTCTGGAAGAAAGTAGAATACATAGAAAAGTTAGAAgatctatttttaaaattaaatataaatccAACATATTATTTGAGATGTTTTCCATACATAGTTCAGagaaatgaagaagtacTATTAGGAGGAAATACAGTTTCTGTTTTTGGAGCAGACTTAGAAATTTTATGTCAACGATTTGGAAAAACCTACATGGAATATAAACACATCCCATCCATCATTGTGGATTTCTTAACCCATTTATTGAAACCTGAAATTGTTAATACGAAAGATCTGTTTTATTTACAAACAGATGCAAATACATTGTATGGGATAATTGGAGACATAGAATATGGAGAACCGACAACCGACTTTAACAACATTCCTTCTCTAGTCTGTTCATTCAAGCTTTTTTTAGATACACAGAAGCATGGGTTGTTGGGTAAAGAGGCATTTACGAGATTGTACCATTTAAAAACCGTTTCAGCATCGGATAAGTCGATTAGAAGTGTTTTATTTAAACTGTATGATAAGCTTGAACCTGGTGTTAAGGAGTGTGTAGTCTGtcttttggaattttttaaaaccgtCTCAATGTATTCAAGTGAGAATAACATGACGGTGGAAACTCTGGCTAAAATTTTTGCTCCCACCTTCTTCAGACCCAGGGTTCCGAACGCCGTTTTTTCGCAGTGTATTCCTTTGGCGAATAAGTGTCTGCAAATGATAATTGAGTCCCCCGACATTTTGACGGTGAGTTGA
- a CDS encoding hypothetical protein (putative) — translation MNSKKKLNIVEKKCILEKVHILPIKRKVENADALYRKLQLLINDKCVLYEGFIIDANGEKETVPGEKSTRTNLKESVGEPPKEGLTNDKGDPTKNEKHTTSTKLLEKLSSAKEGPCPNGDDSWEVAHRKESNSHTPKKNSNEKDNKNTPNNDHICLHEKCNKDKLTEETSHFKEGTDYYVVGILTRDTLIYTDGKYVDNLKKIHLIIIRDKYYKKYEKKLKKNFFL, via the exons AtgaattcgaaaaaaaaattaaatatcgtagaaaaaaaatgcatactaGAAAAAGTGCACATACTGcccataaaaagaaaagtcgAAAATGCAGATGCGCTTTACAGAAAACTGCAGTTGTTGATAAATGACAAATGCGTCCTGTATGAAGGGTTCATAATTGATGCtaatggagaaaaggaaacggtaccaggggaaaaaagcacACGGACAAATCTAAAGGAAAGCGTCGGGGAACCCCCAAAGGAAGGCCTAACAAATGACAAGGGAGACCCCactaaaaatgaaaagcacaCAACAAGCACAAAATTGCTCGAAAAATTAAGTAGCGCCAAAGAGGGACCTTGCCCAAATGGAGACGACTCATGGGAAGTTGCGCATAGGAAGGAATCGAACAGTCacacaccaaaaaaaaattcgaatgAAAAGGACAATAAAAACACACCCAATAATGACCACATTTGTTTACatgaaaaatgcaacaaaGACAAATTAACAGAGGAAACTTCCCATTTTAAAGAAGGCACAGACTACTACGTTGTT GGAATCCTCACTCGGGACACCCTAATTTACACGGATGGAAAATACGTggacaatttaaaaaaaattcatctcATAATAATACGAGATAaatactataaaaaatatgaaaaaaaattgaaaaaaaatttttttctttaa
- a CDS encoding hypothetical protein (putative), with translation MNFIKTHIYEQEYTNEGIKEHEKDARSAKEINENKRLKELPEFKRDNQFLSLSEQLELKKNNNNGGGGLGKEDEAGLINIYDMPNMTEEYAEYYDNYAKHDIYSIEKIREREKEVEFEFKEAIRSYAKKKELKEKEDEADLRKEESNHVNLREIKKNMNKKKKITPVKTSVKAIIKTKKKSAIASPKGGHADVKKASTLKNNSLLLGYSDYSD, from the coding sequence ATGAACTTCATAAAAACACACATCTATGAACAGGAGTACACCAATGAAGGAATAAAAGAACATGAAAAAGACGCCAGGAGCgcaaaagaaattaacgAAAATAAGAGGCTAAAGGAACTACCAGAATTTAAAAGGGACAATCAATTCTTAAGCCTATCGGAACAACtagaattgaaaaaaaataacaacaatgGTGGAGGTGGACTCGGAAAAGAAGATGAAGCAGGACTCATCAATATTTATGATATGCCAAATATGACAGAAGAATATGCAGAATATTACGACAATTATGCGAAACATGATATTTATAGTATTGAGAAAATcagggagagagaaaaagaagtagAATTTGAATTTAAAGAAGCTATAAGAAGttatgcaaagaaaaaagaattaaaggaaaaagaagatgaagcGGATTTGCGGAAGGAAGAAAGTAATCATGTTAACTTACgtgagataaaaaaaaatatgaataaaaaaaaaaaaatcactccAGTGAAGACCAGTGTGAAGGCAATTATaaagacgaagaaaaaaagtgccaTTGCTTCTCCAAAGGGGGGCCATGCCGACGTCAAAAAGGCTTCCACCCTCAAGAACAATTCACTGTTGCTTGGTTATTCGGATTACTCGGAT
- a CDS encoding hypothetical protein (putative) produces MVLKDKRKKKKKIAKYTSKKNFSKFPTKEENDKTGNASHRSELYDESDLPCYDNNDDILIKDKDFFSYILKSDDELSEKGTLAKGQASSIEARKGHSADFLLAAVAFSIPPGM; encoded by the coding sequence ATGGTTTTGaaggataaaagaaaaaaaaaaaaaaaaatcgcaaaataTACGAGCAAGAAAAATTTCAGTAAATTTCCTaccaaggaagaaaatgacaaAACGGGAAATGCCAGCCACAGAAGCGAACTCTATGACGAGAGCGACTTACCGTGTTATGACAATAATGACGACATTCTAATTAAGGataaggattttttttcgtacattTTAAAGTCTGACGATGAATTAAGCGAGAAAGGGACACTTGCAAAGGGGCAAGCGTCAAGTATAGAGGCACGGAAGGGCCATAGTGCCGACTTCCTCCTGGCAGCAGTGGCGTTTAGCATACCTCCCGGCATG
- a CDS encoding hypothetical protein (putative), with the protein MITRCRVNLLKKIKDKIPYGVKQSQNYKDAKKQERLSLEANRKLKETRGMLLDGKKNLFMSLRQNSDINWYRAGQILKHLEIHQRAKPEITPKLRERITNIANF; encoded by the coding sequence atgatcacaCGGTGCAGGGTCaatttactaaaaaagataaaggaCAAAATACCTTACGGAGTTAAACAAAGCCAAAATTACAAGGATGCTAAGAAGCAGGAAAGGTTATCGCTTGAGGCAAACAGAAAGTTGAAAGAGACCCGAGGCATGCTTCTggatgggaagaaaaacttaTTTATGAGTTTACGACAAAATAGTGACATTAACTGGTATCGGGCGGGTCAAATATTGAAGCACCTGGAGATTCATCAGAGAGCCAAACCGGAAATCACACCAAAGTTACGCGAGAGAATTACCAACATTGCTAATTTt
- a CDS encoding asparagine-rich antigen (putative), protein LRSAVTVVDLHNYIAVFGPCLSYNKLPSTWNISVCDYLKQQLNILRAADSQQSSSNYVSYLELHNDYEDILNDKKGNTTTTASNSMQGNINSNNINSQLSMKGSSIRMNSANSTSNVSGNVSANVSGKASGNATGHISMNTEGGNLGCFTLGDHEDNNIVEDYYDCLMRTKLSDDSPNCLKYMMNSKNDSLSNTEVENVISYLKKYEVKANKNYCSLEEELKYSKDSDFEYQEDYLKDKTLYDSDLDDNNLFDSNLISSNRNMNDSSSSMMNVNLSVPNSGTANNNNSNNLSTKNYNMKYDSVKKNNNDVMNTWARACTEGHPEYLPRIPGVRFNPKKQQWLAAWNDNTREIRRYFSVKQYGFEQARILAVKARQEAEKAGARCKPMFHVHGRKAMENAVNDVMKNNNDMVMEDGTMGNNNAGGNNNIGGSSVGGNMGMMNSSGNNATHAGTNVAMNSGGMSAGGTHEHMNKKDLLKNENNKGIKRGRGRPPKRKLSEDSQLSLDDMEQTLCKNGENAELMEAMDSFDKNCTRPMKGVSYNDRKGSWLAYWSIGKNFQMRRFPIKKLGFEKAKELAIQCRLEAEQAGATTTENRTKRIRNLLTMNSENTMDVMMDMNSLDAEDNLNDTNKNLNGNMIMSQMHYYNAHGINNNNNMHPNKMPHSDCQESENDYSPTKRTRAPRGRRMESLTARASALTPVEGVRFDPYSYSWFAKYLENENSKEPKISKYLLKKWGFNKAHSLAVHTVKCAYKAVPFTDEELINIFNVDSKNLVNNQNSLMNLAFKDSFGDNAGANGNAYNANNYGAMGVSSSTNGALMGNMGYMNGTMGGSVGMDHVVNGMAISGVGAVSGGNFAQNMGAYKGGVNTHGIMNNIGSSGTEKNADMSNVNDEETTIGNGSSNNAKNILSNMDNANGMLNVDGASKMNAASKMGIMNNCTYNYNSGSSAINDSAAGAGGASQNNYHHGGLLPNNGIIVGSSLGENNVNGSSSSIKGNTTIANGVNVYMNEQIGLNANYNGESYPSGDVLVAPGASSAMLDDENSKVLNKAHLMDSSNGAGNKGSGNVIQNSTVDNYIMVNECVLNNSNRKVSGAHVGNKTMGAGGAAAYGHHHMDDPAVVGGVVRLNEMHMNAENDMNTNPANIQYGIASTGSNMNMNSEPVMNKGMINNSASGSVNLGTNNNDNNSNILEGRDVMDNSRVVEHPLEQRKFVNIMNDSGNIDNGVNSENGVNSSYANNSPYGPNAGANFNSYDGENAGTSNMIGSNANELNESSMYYMNVKPEIKTEQ, encoded by the coding sequence TTAAGGAGTGCAGTAACCGTTGTAGATTTGCATAACTATATTGCCGTGTTTGGTCCCTGTCTAAGTTACAATAAATTGCCGTCCACTTGGAACATATCCGTATGCGATTATTTAAAGCAGCAGTTGAATATACTTCGAGCTGCAGACTCACAGCAGAGTTCAAGTAACTATGTTAGCTATTTGGAACTACATAACGATTATgaagatattttaaatgataaGAAAGGAAACACAACCACGACGGCTAGTAACTCCATGCAAGGGAACATAAATTCGAATAACATAAATTCGCAACTATCCATGAAGGGGAGTAGTATACGTATGAATTCTGCCAACAGTACGAGTAATGTGAGCGGAAATGTAAGTGCAAATGTCAGCGGAAAGGCTAGTGGAAATGCCACGGGACATATCAGTATGAATACAGAAGGGGGAAATCTAGGATGTTTTACACTAGGTGATCATGAAGATAACAACATTGTAGAGGATTATTATGACTGTCTTATGAGGACCAAGTTATCAGATGATTCCCCGAATTGtctaaaatatatgatgaaCTCGAAGAATGATTCCTTGAGCAATACGGAAGTGGAAAATGTTATTTCTTACTTGAAAAAGTATGAAGTGAAGgcgaataaaaattattgcaGTTTGGAGGAAGAGTTGAAATATAGTAAAGATTCAGATTTTGAATACCAGGAGGATTACCTAAAGGATAAGACTTTGTACGACTCTGATTTGGatgataataatttatttgataGCAACCTGATAAGCAGCAACAGGAATATGAACgacagcagtagcagcatgATGAATGTGAATTTGAGCGTTCCGAATAGTGGTACGGCAAACAACAATAACAGCAATAATTTGAGTACCAAGAATTATAATATGAAATATGATTctgtgaagaagaataacAACGATGTTATGAACACATGGGCAAGAGCATGTACGGAGGGACATCCTGAATATCTACCTAGAATTCCTGGGGTTCGATTCAATCCGAAGAAACAACAATGGCTAGCTGCTTGGAATGATAACACGAGGGAGATTAGAAGGTACTTCTCCGTTAAACAGTACGGTTTTGAACAAGCCAGAATTTTAGCCGTGAAAGCTAGACAAGAAGCTGAGAAGGCAGGCGCTAGATGCAAACCTATGTTCCATGTGCATGGAAGGAAGGCAATGGAAAATGCAGTAAACGATGTTATGAAGAATAACAATGATATGGTGATGGAAGATGGCACCATGGGGAATAACAACGCAGGAGGAAACAACAACATTGGAGGTAGTAGCGTGGGTGGCAATATGGGCATGATGAACAGTAGCGGAAACAATGCAACCCACGCAGGCACGAACGTAGCGATGAACAGTGGAGGCATGTCCGCAGGAGGAACACACGAACATATGAATAAGAAAgatttattgaaaaatgaaaataacaaagGAATTAAGCGAGGAAGAGGGAGACCTCCTAAGAGGAAATTGAGCGAAGATTCGCAACTCTCACTAGACGATATGGAACAGACTCTATGTAAGAATGGAGAAAACGCAGAATTGATGGAAGCTATGGAttcttttgataaaaacTGTACCAGACCGATGAAGGGAGTATCCTACAATGATCGAAAGGGTTCTTGGCTAGCCTATTGGTCCATAGGGAAAAATTTCCAGATGAGAAGATTccccataaaaaaattaggttttgaaaaggcaaaggagCTAGCCATTCAGTGCAGATTAGAAGCAGAACAAGCAGGAGCGACAACCACGGAAAATAGAACCAAAAGGATTCGAAACTTGCTAACCATGAATTCGGAAAATACGATGGATGTAATGATGGACATGAATTCTCTGGACGCGGAAGATAACCTAAATGACACGAATAAAAATCTGAATGGAAATATGATCATGTCACAGATGCATTACTATAATGCACACGGAATAaacaacaataataatatgcacCCAAATAAAATGCCACATAGCGATTGCCAAGAAAGCGAGAATGATTATTCGCCTACGAAGAGGACAAGGGCACccagaggaagaagaatggAAAGCCTAACTGCACGTGCTAGTGCTTTGACCCCAGTAGAAGGAGTTCGATTCGACCCATATTCCTATTCCTGGTTCGCCAAATATCTTGAAAATGAGAATTCCAAAGAACCCAAAATATCGAAATACCttctaaaaaaatgggggttCAATAAGGCACACAGTTTGGCTGTCCATACGGTAAAGTGCGCCTACAAAGCTGTGCCCTTTACAGACGAGGAGCTGATTAACATATTTAATGTAGACTCGAAAAACCTCGTAAATAATCAGAACAGCTTGATGAATTTGGCATTTAAGGACTCGTTCGGGGATAACGCAGGGGCTAATGGGAATGCTTACAACGCCAACAACTATGGTGCAATGGGAGTCTCGAGTTCGACGAATGGCGCACTTATGGGCAACATGGGGTACATGAATGGTACCATGGGCGGGAGCGTTGGCATGGACCATGTTGTGAATGGCATGGCTATTAGCGGTGTTGGCGCAGTTAGTGGCGGCAACTTCGCGCAGAACATGGGCGCCTACAAAGGAGGCGTGAACACGCACGGCATCATGAACAACATAGGCAGCAGCGGTACGGAGAAAAACGCAGACATGAGCAACGTGAATGACGAGGAAACGACTATCGGGAATGGAAGTAGCAACAATGCTAAAAACATACTGAGCAATATGGATAATGCGAACGGCATGCTAAACGTCGACGGAGCCAGCAAAATGAATGCTGCTAGCAAAATGGGCATAATGAACAACTGCACGTATAACTACAATAGTGGGAGTAGTGCCATAAACGACAGCGCAGCGGGAGCAGgaggagctagccaaaataatTACCACCACGGGGGGTTATTACCCAACAACGGAATCATTGTCGGTAGCAGCTTAGGTGAGAACAATGTGAACGGCTCATCATCATCCATCAAAGGAAATACAACTATCGCAAATGGTGTAAACGTATATatgaatgaacaaattgggTTAAATGCAAACTACAACGGGGAAAGTTACCCCTCGGGGGATGTGTTAGTTGCCCCGGGTGCGTCTTCAGCAATGTTGGACGATGAAAATTCAAAGGTGTTAAACAAAGCACACCTAATGGATAGCAGTAACGGTGCAGGAAATAAAGGCAGTGGGAATGTCATACAGAATAGTACTGtagataattatataatggTTAACGAGTGTGTGTTAAATAATAGCAACAGAAAGGTGAGTGGTGCTCATGTTGGCAACAAGACGATGGGTGCAGGTGGAGCAGCAGCGTATGGCCATCACCATATGGATGACCCAGCTGTAGTGGGTGGTGTAGTACGACTGAACGAAATGCACATGAATGCAGAGAATGACATGAACACGAATCCAGCAAATATCCAATACGGCATTGCATCTACGGGTTCTAATATGAACATGAATTCTGAACCGGTCATGAATAAAGGCATGATCAACAACAGCGCCAGTGGCAGCGTAAATCTAGGAACGAACAACAATGACAATAATAGTAATATCCTGGAGGGGCGTGATGTAATGGACAACAGCAGAGTTGTGGAGCATCCCCTGGAGCAAAGGAAgtttgtaaatattatgaaCGATTCAGGCAACATTGATAACGGTGTCAACAGTGAAAATGGCGTGAATAGTAGCTATGCTAATAATAGCCCGTATGGCCCAAACGCAGGTGCCAATTTTAACTCATACGACGGTGAAAACGCGGGAACGTCCAATATGATTGGCTCTAATGCAAATGAGCTGAATGAGTCCTCCATGTATTACATGAACGTGAAGCCAGAGATAAAGACGGAGCAGTGA